In Lagenorhynchus albirostris chromosome 14, mLagAlb1.1, whole genome shotgun sequence, one DNA window encodes the following:
- the TNFRSF11A gene encoding tumor necrosis factor receptor superfamily member 11A isoform X3 — protein MAPRARRRRPLPALLALCALFGRLQVTFQITSPCTSERHYERLGRCCNKCEPGKYLSSKCTATSESICLPCGPDEYLDTWNEEDKCLLHKVCDTGKALVAVEPGNRTAPRRCACTAGYHWSEDCRCCRRNAECAPGFGARLPVQLNKDTVCEPCLAGYFSDAPSSTEKCKPWTNCTILGETEALHGTDKSDVVCSSLPPTTPPNEPQIYLPSLIILLLFISVALVAAVIFGVYYRKKGKALTANLWHWVNEACGRLSGNKQESSGSNLSCTRVEAPSQREICEGVLLLTLEQKMFSEDMCCPDSGGACAGGGPCVLGEDAGMLTLVSEIEGDPFRQIPTEDEYVDRPPRAPDSILFFTQPGSTSTPPFPEPLEVGENDSLSQCFTGTESLVDSESCHFAEPLCRTDWIPMSSEKYLQREVEGGNCPHWAASANSADGCAGCRSPAGEDREPLMGCPQSGPLPQSAYGMGLPPEAADGAEAGGQPMDGADARLPSSTRGGPGSGGPSSEQPPASVGLAVAGPRAVACSVGCYVL, from the exons GTGACTTTTCAGATCACCTCTCCGTGTACTAGCGAGAGGCATTACGAGCGCCTTGGACGATGCTGTAACAAATGTGAACCAG GAAAGTACTTGTCTTCCAAATGCACTGCTACCTCTGAAAGCATTTGTCTGCCCTGTGGCCCGGATGAATACCTGGACACCTGGAATGAAGAAGATAAATGCTTGCTGCATAAAGTTTGTGATACAG GCAAGGCCCTGGTGGCCGTGGAGCCCGGCAACCGGACGGCTCCGCGGCGCTGCGCCTGCACCGCCGGGTACCACTGGAGCGAGGactgccgctgctgccgccgcaaCGCCGAGTGCGCGCCCGGCTTCGGCGCCCGGCTCCCGG TGCAGCTCAACAAGGACACGGTGTGCGAGCCCTGCCTCGCAGGCTACTTCTCCGACGCTCCTTCCTCCACAGAAAAGTGCAAACCCTGGACCAA CTGTACCATTCTTGGAGAGACAGAAGCACTTCACGGGACCGATAAATCAGATGTGGTTTGTAGTTCTCTTCCACCTACAACACCACCAAATG AACCACAGATTTACTTGCCCAGTTTAATTATTCTGCTTCTCTTCATATCTGTGGCATTAGTTGCTGCTGTCATCTTTGGTGTTTACtataggaaaaaagggaaagcacTAACAG CTAATTTGTGGCACTGGGTCAATGAAGCTTGCGGCCGCCTAAGTGGAAATAAG CAGGAGTCCTCAGGCAGCAATCTTAGCTGCACTCGTGTGGAAGCCCCTAGTCAGCGTGAAATCTGTGAGGGTGTCTTACTGCTGACTCTGGAACAGAAGATGTTTTCTGAAGATATGTGCTGTCCTGACAGTGGAGGTGCGTGTGCAGGTGGCGGTCCCTGTGTGCTGGGAGAAGATGCCGGGATGCTCACCCTGGTCAGCGAGATTGAGGGGGACCCCTTCAGGCAGATTCCCACGGAAGACGAATACGTGGACAGGCCCCCCCGGGCCCCGGACTCTATATTATTCTTCACTCAGCCTGGAAGCACATCCACACCGCCTTTCCCTGAACccctggaggtgggagagaaTGACAGTCTAAGCCAGTGCTTCACTGGGACAGAGAGCTTGGTGGATTCCGAAAGCTGCCACTTCGCTGAGCCTCTGTGCAGGACTGACTGGATTCCTATGTCCTCCGAAAAGTACTTGCAAAGAGAAGTGGAGGGTGGCAATTGCCCCCACTGGGCAGCCAGCGCCAACTCTGCAGATGGCTGTGCAGGCTGCAGGAGCCCTGCCGGGGAGGACCGGGAACCCCTGATGGGTTGCCCCCAAAGTGGACCCTTGCCCCAGAGCGCCTATGGCATGGGCCTTCCTCCCGAAGCAGCTGATGGGGCAGAGGCGGGAGGCCAGCCCATGGATGGGGCTGATGCACGGCTTCCCAGCTCCACGAGGGGAGGTCCTGGCTCTGGAGGCCCTTCCAGTGAGCAGCCACCTGCATCAG